Proteins from one Hyperolius riggenbachi isolate aHypRig1 chromosome 4, aHypRig1.pri, whole genome shotgun sequence genomic window:
- the OST4 gene encoding dolichyl-diphosphooligosaccharide--protein glycosyltransferase subunit 4, with amino-acid sequence MITDVQLAIFANMLGVSLFLLVVLYHYVAVNNPKKQE; translated from the coding sequence ATGATCACAGACGTACAACTCGCCATATTTGCCAACATGCTTGGCGTCTCCCTCTTCCTGCTGGTGGTCTTGTATCACTACGTGGCCGTTAACAACCCCAAGAAGCAGGAGTGA